One segment of Deinococcus metalli DNA contains the following:
- a CDS encoding alpha/beta fold hydrolase, which translates to MTTLRPVRQRLSARVRAWITAVLALLSGYVIATARQAAVRPPLVLGQDAVPPSGQDSSQVTLETSGGQVIDIRPSSGEATTLLILYPGGLVRPQAYEWIGRALTMHGVQTVIPVFPLDLAVTGINRAGGLIAQYGQGKRVVIAGHSLGGAMAAQYAAGHTDQLAGMILMAAYPAGNVTLKGKTLPTLSLLAEKDGVADPQEVRGGLDRLPDDTTLTVIPGAVHAFFGRYGPQKGDGVPTVTHGQAETSILAAITAFLDKLPAR; encoded by the coding sequence ATGACGACCCTGCGTCCGGTCCGCCAACGTCTGTCCGCCCGCGTCCGCGCGTGGATCACCGCCGTGCTGGCCCTGCTCTCCGGGTACGTGATCGCCACGGCGCGGCAGGCGGCGGTGCGGCCCCCGCTGGTGCTGGGGCAGGACGCCGTGCCCCCGAGCGGTCAGGACTCGTCGCAGGTGACGTTGGAGACCTCCGGCGGTCAGGTCATCGACATCCGGCCGTCCAGCGGCGAGGCGACCACGCTGCTGATCCTGTACCCGGGCGGGCTGGTGCGCCCCCAGGCCTACGAGTGGATCGGCCGCGCCCTGACCATGCACGGCGTGCAGACGGTGATCCCGGTGTTCCCGCTCGACCTGGCCGTGACCGGCATCAACCGCGCCGGCGGCCTGATCGCCCAGTACGGCCAGGGCAAGCGCGTGGTGATCGCCGGGCACTCGCTGGGCGGCGCGATGGCGGCCCAGTACGCGGCCGGGCACACCGACCAGCTGGCCGGCATGATCCTGATGGCCGCGTACCCGGCCGGGAACGTCACTCTGAAGGGCAAGACGCTGCCCACCCTGTCCCTGCTGGCCGAGAAGGACGGCGTGGCCGACCCACAGGAGGTGCGCGGCGGCCTGGACCGCCTGCCGGACGACACCACGCTGACCGTGATTCCCGGCGCGGTGCACGCCTTCTTCGGCCGCTACGGCCCCCAGAAGGGCGACGGCGTGCCCACGGTCACCCACGGGCAGGCCGAGACCTCCATCCTGGCGGCGATCACCGCTTTCCTAGACAAGCTGCCCGCCCGCTGA